In Labilibaculum sp. DW002, the genomic window GCTCAATAAATTCTAAAATATCATGAAAGTGGTACAATTTATTAGTCGCCTCTTAGTTGGCCTTCTATTTATTTTCTCTGGATTTGTAAAAGCCGTTGACCCTATGGGTTCGACCTTTAAATTCTCAGATTATTTTCTAGCCTTTGGTATGGATAGTTTTACAGGAATTGCTTTTCCTCTTGCTATCCTATTATCAACTCTTGAATTTACTGTAGGAGTAGCCTTGCTATTTAATGCTCGAATAAAAATCATAGCATATTTTGCTCTTATTTTCATGTTATTTTTTACGCCACTTACGCTTGTATTGGCAATAACAAATCCTGTATCTGACTGTGGTTGCTTTGGCGATGCTCTTGTATTGACCAATTGGGAAACTTTCGGCAAGAACATTATAATTCTAGCTTTAACGTTAATTGTATTTTTCGGAAGAAAAAAAATTGAAAAACAAGAAACAAGATTAGAACAAAACCTACTTCTTGTTTTTTCTCTTATTGTCTCTATTGGCATTTCTACTTATTCTTATCGCCATTTACCGTTAATTGATTTCCGACCTTACCATATTGGCGCTAACATTAGTGATGGAATGATAATTCCAGAAGGAGCTACTGCCGATGAATATCGAAGTCTTTTTAAATATGAAAAAGATGGTATCGTTAAAGAATTTGATGAAAGTAACTACCCTTGGCAAGATTCAACATGGAAGTTTGTAGATTCTGAGCAAATTAAAATAAAAGAAGGATACACACCTCCTATTCATGATTTTTCAATTTCGAATGAGATCGATGGAGATATTACCAACTCTGTTCTTTTAAATGAAGATTATTCATTTGTTTTGGTTTCGAAAGACCTTAGTAAAATCAATAAGACTTCTCATAAAAAGATAAGAGAATTATCCTATTTTGCTCTGGAAAATAACATTCAATTTATTGGGCTTACAGCCTCTGGATTTAGTGAAAAACAAAGATTCAAAATAGAACAAGATCTACCTTTTGAATTTTATGCGACAGATGAAATTCAACTAAAAACAATCATTCGTTCCAATCCGGGCTTAGTTCTATTGCAAAATGGAACAATTTTAAACAAATGGCATTTTAGAGATTTTCCTAAAGTAGAAGAATTAAAAGGAGATCTTGCGGCCCACTCAATTACGAAACATCAAACACTTAATATCAATCTATTTATTATTAGTATTACATCAACTTTGCTATTGTTGCTGGTTCTTTTCAGTTGGATAAGAATCCGTTATACAGGAGCAAAAAACAGATGACAGTTATGAGAAAAAAAATTGTTGCAGGAAACTGGAAAATGAACAACAACCTTCAAGAAGGTATTGTGTTGGCGGGACAAATCAATGATTTAGTTGAGAAAGCTGGGATTAATGGTGTAGATGTAGTTATTGGTACTCCTTTTATTCACCTAACTGAGGTAAACAAGATTGTTGGTGATAAAGTTGGCGTTGCAGCTCAGAACTGCGCCGATGAAAAAAGCGGAGCTTACACTGGAGAAATATCAACCTCAATGGTTGCATCTACAGGAACTCAGTGTGTGATTCTTGGTCATTCAGAGCGTAGAAGCTATTATGGCGAAACGAGCGAGATCTTGGTTAAGAAAACTAACCTTTGTCTTGAGAATAAACTGACCCCAATTTTCTGTATTGGTGAAGTTTTAGAAGAGCGCGAGAGCGGTAAGCATTTTGACATTGTTAAATCTCAGATTGCTGATGGTTTATTTCATCTTTCTGCTGAAGATTTTGGAAAAGTTATATTGGCATATGAGCCAGTTTGGGCTATCGGAACAGGTGTAACAGCATCTGCAGATCAAGCTCAAGAAATGCATGCCTTTATTCGTAAAACTTTGGTTGAAAAATACGGTAAAGATGTTGCTGATAATTGCTCTATCCTTTATGGTGGAAGCTGCAAACCATCTAACGCTAAAGAGTTATTTAGTAACGAAGATGTTGACGGTGGACTAATTGGTGGAGCTTCGCTTGTTGCTGAAGACTTCATGGGGATTGTGACTGCTTTTTAGTAATGTAAATACCTTATAAAAAAGCCGGTACGATTGTATCGGCTTTTGTTTTTCGAAGTAGATTAATATAACTTACAATACAATCAACTAATATCAACACAATGGATTACATTGAATTGAAGTGCCAAATTCAACCATTTACGGAAGAAATAGCAGAGATCTTAATTGCTGAACTTGGAGAATTAGAATATGAAAGTTTTACTCAAAGTGATGATGCAGTAGAAGCATACATACAAGTTCCGTTATTTGATATGGAAGCGGTAAAACAAATTAGCTTAAACCATCTATCCAATGCTCCATTTACCCTAAGCTATTCGCACAAAACAATCGAATCACAAGATTGGAATGCTGTGTGGGAATCCAATTTTAACCCTGTTATTATTGCTGACCAAGTTGTTATTAGAGCCTCTTTTCATACTGATACTCCTAAGGTTCCTCACGACATCGTAATTGATCCAAAAATGTCATTTGGAACTGGGCATCATTCTACCACTTCATTAATGGTACAGTCCATTCTTGAAACTGATTTAACGGATAAAACAGTATTGGATATGGGCTGTGGCACTAGTTTATTAGCCATTTTAGCTTCACAAAGAAATGCTGCTAAGGTTGATGCGATTGACATTGACGAATGGCCCTACAAAAACTCTCTAGAAAACATTAAAAATAACGGAGCTAATAATGTTTCTGTTTTTCTGGGTGATGCTGCACTACTTGAAGGAAAGAAATACGACATAGTCCTTGCTAACATCAACAGAAATATCCTTTTAAACGACATGAAGCGTTACGTTGCTTGCCTACCAAAAGATGGCCAACTAATTATGAGTGGTTTCTACACAGAAGACTTATCGTACATTCAAGATGAAGCAAAAAAGAACAACTTAAAATACATAAGCCATAAAGTTGATTTGAACTGGGTAGCCGTTCGTTTCATAAAACAATAAACTCATTTATTTGCCGGTAGCTGTGAATCCTGATCTCTAGGATACAGAACCGGCATTTTACTTTCCATATTCCCTCAAATTTGTTAAATTGCCTTAGCAAATTTATCTATACCCGAAAATTCATTTACAATGAATAAGCTACTCCTATTTCTTGTTCTTCTTATAGTAACAAGCATATTGCCAAATACAATCACTGCTCAAAGCTTGAAGTCATTCCCTCATGATTCTCTTGAATTTCAGAATGAATTTCTAAAATTTATGGACCATCCAACCAAAAAAAAAGAGAGCAAAGAATTTAAAGAGCAATTTCCTGGTTTTTGGCTATCCCCAGAAATGACGGCAACTGAAAGGCAAAACATCTACAAAATATGCGATTTATTCTTACTTAAAAAAGCTAGGTCATTCCCAGATTTTTACAATTATTTTAAAAGCTTAATGCTTTTTCAGAAGCAAAACAGGGATAAAAAAGAATATGAGAATTGGGAACAAGGCTTATTGGGGCAAATAAAAAACAAAAAAAATAAACTAAGTGCCACTAAGGACTTCCTTGTTCAAACACAAAAATTATTACAGGATACGATTATCCACGAGTCTTACACCACAAAATGGAAAGCAAAGAACGCTAAATTCAAATTCCAATTTGATCAACAACTCATGATAAAATTTGATCAGGCAGACCTTTATTGCTTTGCCCAACGGGATAGTTCGTGCATATACAATACAAGTGGAACCTACTTGCCTTTTGAAAAAAAATGGATTGGTAATAAAGGTAAAATAACTTGGGAAAGAGCTGGAAAGGAAGCATCAGAAGAATATGCAACTTTTGATTCCTACACAATCAATACAAAAAAATCAACTTTTGAAGTTGATACTGCAAGCTATTACAACTCCACTCTTTTTCAAAATCAAATTAAAGGGAAAGTGTCAGAGAAGATGAATTCTGTAAAGAACCCTGAAAAAGCAATTTATCCACGCTTTGAGTCTTTCGAAAAAGAAATAATAATTGAAAAATTGTTCGAAAACTTAGATTACAAAGGAGGTATTGCCATTCACGGAGCAAAATTTCTTGGAAAAGGAAGTTCCGAAATTCCTTCAGTGATTGAACTCTCACGTCATGACACCTTATTTCTTCGAGCCACTTCTGAGCATTTTGCCTTTCAGAACGATCGTATCGTAGGTAAGGATACCGAAATTGAAATACTCATTGACACCTGTCAAATTTATCATCCAGGATTACTATTCAAATACTTCACGAATAAGAAAGAAGTAAATCTAATTCGAGATGGAGAGGGAATTGCTTTAAGTCCATATTTTAACACATACCACAATTTAATTATGGATTTTGGAATGTTAATTTGGAATATGGATGAGAACTTGATGCATTTCAGCAGTATGAAAGGCGCAACGAAACGACAGGCTCGATTCGAATCTATGAATTTTTTCAGTATCAATCGATTTATGAAAATTCAAGGAATGGATCAAGTAAATCCATTAGTTCTTCTGAAAAAGTATGCTGAATATTCTTATGTGGAGACCTTTACCGCTATGGAATATGCCAACTATATTAAGAAACCTGTTAATCAGGTACGACAACAATTATTGGGTTTATCTTTCCAAGGATTTGTAAGTTACAATCGAAATACTGACGAGGTCACTCTTAATCAACGCTTAACAGATTACATAAAATCGGGAATGGGATTGCAAGATTACGATGTAATACGATTCTCAACTCAAACTGAGAATAATGAAGATGATGCCACTCTAAGAATGGGTAACTACAACTTGGATATTAATGGGGTTAAACACATTGCAGTTAGCGATTCTCAAAACGTGGTGATTTTTCCAAAACATAAAAAAATCACCCTTAAAAAGAACAGAGATTTTCAATTTGATGGGAAAATAATGGCAGGATTGCTAGATATGTATGGATCAGATTTCTATTTCTCGTATGAAAATTTTAAAATCGACCTTGATCTTATCGATTCCCTTCAAATTAATATTGTAAATGATACCTTATCCAAATATGGTAAAAGATACACGAGCCAGTTAGGTAGTGTTATTGAAAAAATATCTGGTGACTTATTAATTGATGATCCAAACAATAAATCAGGTCGTAAGAACTTCGATGAATACCCAATTTTTAATAGTTCCGACTCATCATATGTTTATTACGACAGCAAAAATATACAAGACGGAGTCTATAAAAAAGAAGAATTTTATTTTAAGGTTGATCCTTACACCATCAACAATATAAATGATTTTGAAAAGGAAGACATTACTTTAAATGGAACATTCGTATCAGATAGTATCTTCCCAAACTTTAAAGAGACGCTAAGCATCAACGACGATAATTCACTTGGCTTTTATCATGCAACACCAAACACTGGACTACCTGTTTATGGAAAAGGTGTGTTTACAGATACCATTCACCTATCGAATGCAGGTTTGAAAGGAAACGGTAGCCTAAACTATCTTACCTCGATAACCAAATCGAAGGAATTTGTGTTTAGGCCAGAAATAATGACTACAAAAGCTGAGAGTTTTGAGTTAAAAGAACTTGCCTCACACATGAACAATCCAGAGGTAAATGGGGTGGAAATTTTTGCAGAATGGTATCCTTACAAAGAAGAACTTTACGTAAAAAGTACTGCATTACCTCTTGACATGTATAGAAAATTGGCATCACTTGCGGGTACCTTAAAAATTACACCAACAGAAATTACTGGTGTAGGAAATATGGAATTGGTAAATGCAGAGTTGAACTCGGAATATTTTACCTATACGCCTAAAACGATTGTTGCAGATACGGCAAGTTTTAAAATTAGAAATGCAGAAACAGAAGGTTATGCATTTGAAAGTAATGATGTAAGAGCATACATTGACTTTAATACACGTACTGGAAAATTTGAGAGTACCAAAGAAGGTAATTTGAGTAGATTCCCTACCAATCGATACATGTGTTATATCAATAACTTTGGATGGGAAATTGATGCCCAACAACTTGTTTTTGGTAAAGAAGATGAAAGTATGTTAGCCAATTTATGGGAGCAAGATAATATGGAGTCTTTGCCAGAGCTTGCTTACAATGAATTCATTTCTACAAGCATGAAGCAGGATTCTTTAAGTTTCCTAACACCTTTTGCTCGTTACAGTGCAATAGATCATAGTATAAAAGCCAAATTTGTTTCAAAAATTGATGTTGCAGATGCAAGAATTTATCCTGATAAGGGAGATGTCAACATCGAGAATGAAGGTATTATGCAAACACTCCGGAATTCTACGGTAAGTGCTGATACGATTAACGACTTTCATAAAATATTTAATGCAACGATTAATGTACATGGCAAGAATTCCTATTCAGGATCTGGAAATTACACATTCATCGATGCACAGGAAAAAGAACAAGAACTATTTTTTGATGTAATTGATGTGGACAGTTTAGGACAAACAATTGCAATGGGAAATTTATTGGAAGATGACTCTTTTACCTTAAGTCCAGACTTTGATTACAAAGGAAAGGTTAGATTAGAAGCAAAAGAAAAATCACTATTCTTTAATGGTCAGACGAAGATTCATAACCAATGCGAAACAATTGGTGATAACTGGCTTGATTTCTCTTCTAAAATTGATCCAAAAGACATTTACATTCCAGTTGATTTGTATGTAACAGATGATGAGAGTTTGAAGCTATACAATAGTTTTTTCCTAACCAATGACTCCATTCACATCTACTCCTCCTTTCTATCTAGACGTATTTTTTATACTGATAATGTCCTATTAGAGGCCAAAGGATTTTTGACATTCAACTCTAAATTGCAAGCCTATCAAATTGGTAGTAAAGATAAATTACAGGATATAGATGCAACAGGTAATCTGCTTACTTTTTACCAGAACAATTGCAACATGAGCGGTCAAGGCTCAATTGAATTAGGTGCTGAACTAGGACAAATAAAGCAAATTTCGGCAGGAAAAATAGAACACGACTTAACAAGTGACATTGTAACTTTAGATCTTATTTATGGTATTGATTTCTTTATGAATGAGCAGGCCATGAAGATTATGGAGAACAGCTTTTCACAAGCCAATTTAAAATACAATAGGCTTAATGCTGAGACCTATACCCGCAAATTGGCTGAAATAATGGGCCGAAAAAGAGCCGAATTGGCAATGAAAGAGGTAGATGCAAATGGAATATTTAAAACGCTTCCTCACGAACTGGCTCATTCGCTTTACTTCAACAATCTCGATTTTATTTGGGACAAAGAAAGAAAGGCATACCAATCGATAGGTGAAATTGGACTTGGAAACATTAACGATAAACAAATCAACAAAAGTGTAAAAGGGAAAATAGAACTTGATAAAAAGCGTAGCGGCAACCGTTTAAGCATTTATCTTGAAATTGATAAATCAACTTGGTTCTTCTTCCAATATCATCATGGAGTAATGTTTGTTTTAACTTCAAATGAAGAGTTCAATAATATTTTACATGAAATGAAAGAGGATAAACGAGAGTTTAAAGATCCACTAAAAAAGAATCCTTACTCCTATATTCTTGCCCCCCGATCGATGAAAACTAAATTTAAGAAACGATTTAATTTATAAATGCATTTCATAACAAAGCCACAAACTATTAAGTTCGTGGCTTTGTTGCATCAACTGTAAAATCAGCTGTTTAATTTTATGATTTCTACTCTACAATCTCTTGTACACGGCCTACTTGCCCGTCTTCTAATCGTACTTTAATACCATGTGGATGAATCGACGAATTCGTTAATAAATCTTTTACAACGCCTTCTGTTAACTTTCCACTTCGCTGGTCGGCCTTTAAAACAATTTTAACCGTAACACCTGGCTTGATATTCTCTCTTCTTGTTCCTTCGTTCATTTCTATATTTTTAGATAATGCTATTTTCATTTGATCTCTTCTATGTAAAAGTAAAGCCTTTTTGCGGATTATCATATTATCGATAAGATAATTCAAATTTAGTGCTTAGCTCCCTATTCGCTTGGTTGCAATTATCATAAAGGATCTTTACTTTCGTAGACATCCCAAAACACAATATCCAAAACATGAAAAAACTACTTTTTTTAATAAGCATAGTATACCTTTTCTCATCTTGCACAAACAACAATTCGAATATAAAACTTGTTGATGCAAGAAAATTTGACATAACAATTGACGATAAGAAAGTAAGCCTTTTTAAGCTTCAAAACACAGAAGGAGCAACTTGCCAAATAACCAATTTTGGAGGCCGAGTCGTTAGCCTTTGGGTGAAAGATAAAAATGAAAAATATACCGATGTAGTTTTAGGATATGACAATATTGACGATTACCAAAAAGCAAGTGCGCAATACATAGGAGCTAGCATTGGAAGGTTTGCAAACAGGATCGCTGAAGGCAAATTCAACCTAAACGATAGCACTTTCATTCTCACTAAAAATAATGGCGACAATCATTTACATGGTGGCGTAAAAGGATTACACAATGTAGTATGGAATGCTACTCTTCTTTCCGAATCGGAATTGCAATTGAATTACTTGTCTATAGATGGTGAAGAAGGATATCCTGGTAATCTTGCAGTTATGCTAACTTATCGTCTTAGCGATAAAAATGAGCTGCAAATTTCCTATACTGCAACTTGTGACAAGGACACTCCTATCAACCTAACGCATCATTCCTTTTTTAATTTAAATGGTGCAGGCAATGAGGAAATAACTGATCATCTTTTAAGTGTAAATGCAGATATGTACCTACCAATAAAAGAAGGAGGCTTGCCAACAGGAGAAATTCATTCAGTGATAAATACACCATTCGACTTTACAAATGTTAAATCAATTGGGAAACATATTAATGATAATAACGAGCAACTAAAGCTTGGGAATGGTTACGATCATTGTCTTGTATTAAAAGGATCGGGAATTCGGTTTGTTGCCAAAGTTAGCTCACCTAAATCTGGTATTTATATGGATGTAATTACAAATGAACCAGGCATGCAACTATACACAGGCAATTATTTAAACGAGAAAATTCACATTGGAAAAAATGGAAAAGCTTATAAAAAAAGAACAGCTCTTTGCTTAGAAACCCAACATTTTCCTGATAGTCCAAATCAATCTCACTTCCCTTCTTGTATTTTAAAAGCAGGAGAAAGCTACTCTTCATATTGCACCTATCAGTTTGGATTAGAATAGTGAAGAAAACAACATTCTAATCATAAATTAACAATACCGTTAAATTGAATTTGTTTTTTTGATTATCTTTATCAAAACATAATTCTTATTTCCTGTATAACTTAATTCGAGATTAAAATGGAAGCTTCATCCTATCAGGTACTAAAAGCTAGTTTTTCTACCAATGAGCACATCTATTTTTCGTACACTAAACTCAGCTTTCAAACGAATATTTACAGTATAATTGTACCTATTGTAATTCTACCAATTTTGCTTATATCGAGTTCTCTTAATCTTTATAATGCTCAAAGAAATGAAAACGATATGGAAATACTATTTTTCCTCGGTACACTTATTATATCAATCGTTCTTGTTATTCTATCTTGGAGCCAGTATAACAAAGGAAAAAAAATAGATGGTAAAGAATATTATTACAGCCAAATTAAGAATCTTCGATTAAAAGAATGGAAACGAAATGCCAGATTAGCTTTCGAATTTGAAGATGGCACAAAGCATAAATTATATGTAAAAAAAGGTGAAAACTTTTCTCAATTTATTAGAAATCTAAATTTTGCTAATGTTAAACTAGCCTAAGAAGCAATTAAATCAATAAAAACAAGGTTCTACTTTCTAATAATAGAAAGCAAAAATTTGCTTATTTTTATCTGTACAGATAAACACACCTTAGCAAATTACATATGCCAAAATATCAGTTCCTTAATAGAGATTTAAGTTGGTTGTCCTTCAATAAACGAGTTCTTGAAGAGGCTGCTAATGCAAATCTTCCTCTTTACGAAAGAATAAAATTCCTTGCAATTTACTCTTCTAACCTCGATGAATTTTATCGAGTTCGTGTGGGAACATACAAGCGCTTTACCGAATTGCCTGCTGAAGACAAGTCAAATTTAAGAGAAAATCCAGATGCAATTCTAAAAAACATCAACGCCGAGGTGGATCGCCAACAAAATAAATTTGGTCAGATTTTTACTCAGGATATTATACCAGCTCTAAAAGAGAACAATATAATTCTCTATCGTGACGAAGAACTATGTGATGAACATCACCAGTTTGTTAAAGATTTCTTTCTCGACAATTTATTGCCACACGTGCAACCAATGCTTTTACTCAAAAAGCAAATACAACCCTTTCTACAGAATAATGTAGTATACATTGCAGTGAAACTCTTTAAAAAGCGAAGTAAAAAAGAAGAAGAAGGTGAGCCGAAGGTTCGCAGATCACGATATGCAATTATAAAAGTTCCGAGTCATCGTTTTGCTCGTTTTATTGAATTGCCAGAAAAAGATGGTAAGCATTACATCATGTTTCTAGATGATATCATTAAGAAAAGGATGAAAGTTTTGTTTCCTGGCTACAAAATTGATTCAAGTTATAGCTTTAAACTAAGCCGAGATGCCGATTTATTAATTGAGGACGAATACTCTGGAGACTTGATTAAAATGATTGAAAACAGTCTAAAAAAGCGAGAGATTGGTACTCCTTCCCGCTTTTTATATGATGAAAGCATTCCTAAAGATTTTTTAAAATTCTTAAAAGATTCCTTTAATCTTGTGGGCAATAACATGGTTAAGGGGGCTCGCTATCATAATTTTCAGGACTTCTTTGGATTTCCAAATCCTAATCACCCCGAATTGGAGCGGGAATCGACTCCACCTATAAAAGTGAAAGCTTTACAAGTGAACAAATCGATATTTAAAGTCATAGGTAAAAAAGATCATATTCTCCATTTCCCATATCAATCATATGAGTATGTCATTCGCTTTTTGAATGAAGCTGCTCTTGATCCTAAGGTAGAAGAAATTAAGGCCACACAATATCGAGTTGCTGAGAATTCTGCTGTTGTAAATGCATTAATTAATGCAGCCCTGAATGGAAAAAAAGTAACTGTTCTTGTTGAATTAAAAGCAAGATTCGACGAAGAAGCTAATATGAATTCGGCAAGAACAATGACGAAGGCTGGTGTTAAAATCATTTACAGTTTGCCAGGGCTAAAAGTTCATGCAAAAATTGCTTTAGTCATCAGAAAAGAAGATAAAGAGGACTACGCCTACTTAAGTACAGGAAATTTTAATGAAAAAACGGCTCGTATTTATGCTGATCATGGATTATTTACTTCTGATGAGCTTATTATATCTGAACTAAAGCAGCTTTTTGATTATTTGGAAAACCAAACTCCTGGCTACGAGTTCTCTAAACTTATGGTAGGTAAATTTAATTTGCGCTCTGGACTTGCAGCTTTAATTGACCAAGAAATTGAAAATGTAAAAAACGGTGGCAAAGGACATATCATTCTTAAGATGAATGGCCTTCAGGAAAGAAACATGATTACTAAATTATATGAAGCTAGTGAAAAGGGAGTAAAAATAGATTTAATAATTAGAGGTATTTGTTGCTTAAAGCCTAACAAAACTTACGCAAAAAACATTAGGGTAATTCGTATTGTTGATCAGTACCTAGAGCATGCGCGTGCCTTTTATTTCCATAACAAGGGAGAAGACTTATTGTATTTATCATCAGCCGATTGGATGAATCGAAATCTTCACAGAAGAATCGAGTGTGCTTTTCCAATACAGGATCCTAAAATCAAAAAAGAAGTCTTAGATATTATCAAAATTCAATTGAAAGATAATGTAAGCGCTCGCATTTTGGATAGCAAACTAAATAACCTTCCAATACCATTAAATGGAAATGAAAAATTAATTCAATCTCAATTAGAAATTACCCAATACCTAAGCAAGAAAGAAATTGTTAGAAAGCCCAAAACAAATGTATAAAAATCAGATCCAATAATAAACAAAACCCCACAGCCCATGAAACGACTTATTCTTGTTCGACATGCTAAAACAGAAGTAATTCGATACGATATTACTGACTATCAGCGAAGCCTAAAAGAGAGAGGAATTAATGACTCAAAGTTGATTGCTAACAAGCTGTTTTTAAAAGATATTATTCCTGGTTTAATAATATCGAGCCCTGCTAACAGAGCTATAGAAACTACTCTATTATTTGCGGATATTTTAGGATATCCGACAGAAATGATAGAAAAAATTGATGATTTGTATGATGGCTTTACAACGCAGGAATTCTTAGGCATGCTTGATCAATTAGGAAAAGATCATGAAACAGTTATGATTGTTGGGCATAATCCTACTATTGAATACTTGGCATTTAATCTGACCGAAGAATTTTACGAAGCAGTTCCAACTTGTACCGTAATTGGTATTGAGTTTAACATCGAAGAATGGAAAGATATTGAGGTTAGAACTGGAAAACTTTCCTTTTATGAATATCCTAAAAAATATAAGGAAGCCTAGGCTATTGAATTTATTTCAAAGTTGTAGGTAATACTTTAAGATCAAAAGATAAATTTTGAGATAAAAATATTAATGATTATTAGCTGTTTAGCAGCCTCTTACTTGTTTGTTAAGTTGGTATATAAAGACGTATCACCATTTTAAAAGTTGAATTTTGGATCACCTTGATAATTTCTTCATTATTTCTATTTTCTATTTATCCATTTATTCTTGTGTTTACAATGTTTTATGAATCTAACACACCAAATAGAAAATTCAACTCAGAAAATTGGAAATTAAACGAGAGCCAAAGGATAGAATTAATTGACGATTTAATCGAAAAAAAAACAACTAGCTAGCTTATTGGAAAAAGAAGTGATTGATTTACTAGGAGAACCATTAACAATTTGTGGTTATTTTTTTAGCTCAGGAAGAGACATGATATATTATTTAGGTCCAAATAGAAGTCTCATAGGTATAGATAGTAAGTGGTTATTAATATGAATGGAAAATGATCATGTGAAAAAATACGAAATTCGGATTGATTAACAACGTACTACCTACAACAAAAGCAAAATTTTCATGGGCGTTGATGTGCAGTCCGAAAATTTAGTGCAATTAATCCAGACGAGTCGGGATTAGCAAGCCAATTCAATTGGGTTTGTAAAATTATAATAAAGTAAATTTAATCGGCTTGCTTACTTGGCGCATTGATAAGCTAACTGTAAACGATCTCCCTGTACATACAATAAAGAAATGAACGAAATATCAACTCAATACTTTGTTGACAGAAAAGAATGGAGAAAGTGGCTCGAAACAAATTTTGAGGCCAAAGATGATATTTGGTTAGAATATCCATTAAAGAAGACAGGTAAGGAACGTATTTTGTATAATGATGCGGTTGAAGAAGCCCTCTGTTTTGGATGGATTGACAGTACTCTTAAATCATTGAACGAAGAGACTACTATTCAAAGGTTTTGTAAACGAAGAAAAAACTCGACTTTCTCACAGCCAAACATAGAACGCTTGAAGTGGCTCTTTGAGAACAACTTGATTCACAAGTCAATTGAGAACAACGTTTTAAAAACAATTCAACAAGAATTCGTTTTTCCGAAAGACATAATAAAGTACTTAAAGTCGGAAAAAGCTGTTTGGCAGAATTATCAAAATTTTTCAGAATCATACAAACGAATCAGAATTGCATACATTGCCTGTGTAAGAAAAAGACCTGATGAATTTAATAAACGCTTGAAAAACTTCATTGAAAAGACGAAAGAAAATAAGCTGATTAAAGGCTTTGGTGGAATTGACAAGTACTACTGACAATAAAAACTAAGGCCAAAATACACTTTCTACCATCTGGCTATCAGTCACTTGAATGGATTTTCGCTTTTAATTATGCTTGGTTTATGTTAGAATAAAAGTGCGGTAACAGTAAATAATAAATGTAAATAGATT contains:
- the prmA gene encoding 50S ribosomal protein L11 methyltransferase, with protein sequence MDYIELKCQIQPFTEEIAEILIAELGELEYESFTQSDDAVEAYIQVPLFDMEAVKQISLNHLSNAPFTLSYSHKTIESQDWNAVWESNFNPVIIADQVVIRASFHTDTPKVPHDIVIDPKMSFGTGHHSTTSLMVQSILETDLTDKTVLDMGCGTSLLAILASQRNAAKVDAIDIDEWPYKNSLENIKNNGANNVSVFLGDAALLEGKKYDIVLANINRNILLNDMKRYVACLPKDGQLIMSGFYTEDLSYIQDEAKKNNLKYISHKVDLNWVAVRFIKQ
- a CDS encoding BT_3928 family protein; this translates as MKVVQFISRLLVGLLFIFSGFVKAVDPMGSTFKFSDYFLAFGMDSFTGIAFPLAILLSTLEFTVGVALLFNARIKIIAYFALIFMLFFTPLTLVLAITNPVSDCGCFGDALVLTNWETFGKNIIILALTLIVFFGRKKIEKQETRLEQNLLLVFSLIVSIGISTYSYRHLPLIDFRPYHIGANISDGMIIPEGATADEYRSLFKYEKDGIVKEFDESNYPWQDSTWKFVDSEQIKIKEGYTPPIHDFSISNEIDGDITNSVLLNEDYSFVLVSKDLSKINKTSHKKIRELSYFALENNIQFIGLTASGFSEKQRFKIEQDLPFEFYATDEIQLKTIIRSNPGLVLLQNGTILNKWHFRDFPKVEELKGDLAAHSITKHQTLNINLFIISITSTLLLLLVLFSWIRIRYTGAKNR
- the tpiA gene encoding triose-phosphate isomerase; protein product: MRKKIVAGNWKMNNNLQEGIVLAGQINDLVEKAGINGVDVVIGTPFIHLTEVNKIVGDKVGVAAQNCADEKSGAYTGEISTSMVASTGTQCVILGHSERRSYYGETSEILVKKTNLCLENKLTPIFCIGEVLEERESGKHFDIVKSQIADGLFHLSAEDFGKVILAYEPVWAIGTGVTASADQAQEMHAFIRKTLVEKYGKDVADNCSILYGGSCKPSNAKELFSNEDVDGGLIGGASLVAEDFMGIVTAF
- a CDS encoding aldose epimerase family protein, which gives rise to MKKLLFLISIVYLFSSCTNNNSNIKLVDARKFDITIDDKKVSLFKLQNTEGATCQITNFGGRVVSLWVKDKNEKYTDVVLGYDNIDDYQKASAQYIGASIGRFANRIAEGKFNLNDSTFILTKNNGDNHLHGGVKGLHNVVWNATLLSESELQLNYLSIDGEEGYPGNLAVMLTYRLSDKNELQISYTATCDKDTPINLTHHSFFNLNGAGNEEITDHLLSVNADMYLPIKEGGLPTGEIHSVINTPFDFTNVKSIGKHINDNNEQLKLGNGYDHCLVLKGSGIRFVAKVSSPKSGIYMDVITNEPGMQLYTGNYLNEKIHIGKNGKAYKKRTALCLETQHFPDSPNQSHFPSCILKAGESYSSYCTYQFGLE
- a CDS encoding YwbE family protein: MKIALSKNIEMNEGTRRENIKPGVTVKIVLKADQRSGKLTEGVVKDLLTNSSIHPHGIKVRLEDGQVGRVQEIVE